One Pseudomonas entomophila genomic window carries:
- a CDS encoding NAD(P)H-dependent oxidoreductase, with product MNVLIVHAHNEPQSFNSAMARLAVEVLEGQGHTVQVSDLHAMGFNPVASAEDFQQRANDDYLVYALEQRHAVNNGTLAADIVAELDKIRWADLIILNFPIYWFSMPAILKGWIDRVFVSGYCYGGTRIYDRGGLKGKRAMLSFSLGGQAHMFGPDAVHGELDTLLRPIQRGVLGYVGLSVLPPFVAFHVPYISEEARLQYLAQYRQHLLTLDERAPLVFPSLDDFDANLRPKGD from the coding sequence ATGAACGTCCTGATCGTCCACGCGCACAACGAACCGCAATCCTTCAACAGTGCCATGGCCCGGCTGGCGGTGGAGGTGCTGGAGGGCCAGGGCCATACCGTGCAGGTTTCGGACCTGCACGCCATGGGCTTCAACCCGGTCGCCAGCGCCGAGGACTTCCAGCAGCGTGCCAACGACGATTACCTGGTCTATGCCCTGGAGCAGCGCCACGCCGTCAACAACGGCACCCTGGCTGCCGACATCGTCGCCGAGCTGGACAAGATTCGCTGGGCCGACCTGATCATCCTCAACTTCCCGATCTACTGGTTCAGCATGCCTGCCATCCTCAAGGGCTGGATCGACCGGGTGTTCGTTTCGGGCTACTGCTATGGCGGCACGCGCATCTACGACCGTGGCGGGCTCAAGGGCAAGCGGGCGATGCTGAGTTTCTCCCTGGGCGGGCAGGCGCACATGTTCGGGCCGGATGCGGTGCATGGCGAACTCGACACGTTGCTGCGGCCGATCCAGCGCGGTGTGCTGGGTTATGTCGGGCTCTCGGTGTTGCCGCCGTTCGTGGCGTTTCATGTGCCCTATATCAGCGAAGAGGCGCGCCTGCAGTATTTGGCGCAATACCGCCAACACCTGCTGACGCTCGATGAGCGGGCGCCGCTGGTGTTTCCGTCGCTGGATGATTTTGATGCCAATCTGCGGCCCAAAGGGGACTGA
- a CDS encoding methylamine dehydrogenase light chain: MTIRWFDEATQVLTRRVARGTSRRGFLGGLGTLLVGAGATTLLPVFRGGAFAQSSAGLREEGDPNSCEYWRHCAIDGFLCGCCGGTSSSCPPGTVRSDITWIGTCRNPTDGKDYVISYNDCCGKSNCGRCVCQRDQGDTPLYRPQSSNDLNWCSGSQADMPYHCSLSVVIGVKE, encoded by the coding sequence ATGACGATCCGCTGGTTCGACGAAGCCACCCAAGTGCTGACCCGTCGCGTCGCCCGTGGCACCTCGCGCCGGGGGTTCCTGGGCGGCCTGGGCACCTTGCTGGTCGGCGCCGGGGCGACCACGCTGCTGCCGGTGTTCCGGGGCGGCGCCTTTGCCCAGTCCAGTGCCGGATTGCGGGAAGAGGGCGATCCGAACAGCTGCGAATACTGGCGCCACTGCGCCATCGACGGCTTCCTCTGCGGTTGCTGCGGCGGCACCTCCAGCAGTTGCCCGCCGGGCACCGTGCGCTCGGACATCACCTGGATCGGCACCTGCCGCAACCCCACCGATGGCAAGGACTACGTGATCTCGTACAACGACTGCTGCGGCAAGAGCAACTGCGGCCGCTGCGTGTGCCAGCGCGACCAGGGCGACACGCCGCTGTATCGCCCGCAAAGCTCCAACGACCTGAACTGGTGCTCCGGCAGCCAGGCGGACATGCCCTACCACTGTTCGCTGTCGGTGGTGATCGGGGTCAAGGAGTAG
- a CDS encoding DUF1329 domain-containing protein, with the protein MKRRPLSLLGGALLALLGTTTSFTAVAALTPTGAEKAGNADGSIPAWTGGLTQAPAGWSPGHGDPYAADKRLYTIDANNVAQYQAQLPEGQVALIKAYPGYRLDVYPSHRSCAIPDEVAQRTQAFAGQASIGADGWRLERAAGAAVPFSQPKSGIEVLWNYKLRYMAKGRKAQISFLRREPAGGLTEIRQWASEYYPYNDPAVKAPADTDDVEAKLLYDIQSPSSRAGEMYLVHARLDQPQNAWIYFPGQRRVRQAPTFAYDNPIAGSDNLYFVDQINMFTGALDRYDFKLLGKREMVVPYNSYRLVDKTNTYDKLIGEHYLDRDAQRYEKHRVWVVEATVKADKRHSFAKRVFYFDEDSWSLLHVDMYDAKGNLWRVQEGSLWADPEIQACTSFEYVSYDLIARRYIADGFTQQGAALDLTAGLQGRVSDKQFNAGELRRRGER; encoded by the coding sequence ATGAAACGACGCCCCCTGTCCTTGTTGGGCGGCGCGCTGCTGGCGCTGCTCGGTACCACCACCTCGTTCACGGCCGTCGCGGCCCTCACCCCCACAGGCGCGGAAAAGGCCGGCAACGCCGACGGCAGCATCCCTGCCTGGACCGGCGGCCTGACCCAGGCCCCGGCCGGCTGGTCGCCAGGCCACGGCGACCCCTACGCCGCCGACAAACGCCTGTACACGATCGACGCCAACAACGTGGCCCAATACCAGGCGCAGTTGCCGGAAGGGCAGGTGGCGCTGATCAAGGCCTACCCGGGCTATCGCCTCGACGTGTACCCCAGCCACCGCAGTTGCGCGATCCCCGACGAAGTGGCGCAGCGCACCCAGGCCTTCGCCGGCCAGGCCAGCATCGGCGCCGACGGCTGGCGCCTGGAGCGCGCCGCCGGGGCGGCGGTGCCGTTCTCGCAGCCCAAGAGTGGCATCGAGGTGCTGTGGAACTACAAGCTGCGCTACATGGCCAAGGGCCGCAAGGCGCAGATCTCGTTCCTGCGCCGCGAGCCGGCCGGCGGCCTCACCGAGATCCGCCAGTGGGCCAGCGAGTACTACCCCTACAACGACCCGGCGGTGAAGGCCCCGGCAGACACCGACGACGTCGAGGCCAAGCTGCTCTATGACATCCAGTCGCCGTCCTCGCGCGCCGGCGAGATGTACCTGGTGCACGCCCGCCTGGACCAGCCGCAGAACGCCTGGATCTACTTCCCCGGCCAGCGCCGCGTGCGCCAGGCGCCGACCTTCGCCTACGACAACCCGATCGCCGGCTCCGACAACCTGTACTTCGTCGACCAGATCAACATGTTCACCGGCGCCCTGGACCGCTACGACTTCAAGCTGCTGGGCAAGCGCGAGATGGTGGTGCCGTACAACTCGTACCGCCTGGTGGACAAGACCAACACCTACGACAAGCTGATCGGCGAGCACTACCTGGACCGCGACGCCCAGCGCTACGAGAAGCACCGGGTGTGGGTGGTGGAGGCCACGGTCAAGGCCGACAAGCGCCACTCGTTCGCCAAGCGCGTGTTCTATTTCGACGAGGACAGCTGGAGCCTGCTGCACGTGGACATGTACGACGCCAAGGGCAACCTGTGGCGGGTGCAGGAGGGCAGCCTGTGGGCCGACCCCGAGATCCAGGCCTGCACCAGCTTCGAGTACGTCAGCTATGACCTGATCGCCCGGCGCTACATCGCCGACGGCTTCACCCAGCAGGGCGCGGCCCTGGATCTCACCGCCGGCCTGCAAGGCCGGGTCAGCGACAAGCAGTTCAACGCAGGCGAGCTACGCCGTCGCGGCGAGCGCTGA
- a CDS encoding DUF1302 domain-containing protein — MNKFPSRAWAKAAPCPALALAAFGLLGAQPCQAFTFGSEDGVSGSFDSTLSYGFASRLQSPDCHVLGNDNGGCNTGTNNELGRYYNLERGNGYANADINYSNADDGNLNYHKHDVFSQVLKGTHELSLRFGEGWSALGRVAWVRDFKMDDTRRTDLEGPARRDATKRFDLLDLWVAKSFDLGEMPAKVKVGNQVISWGAELFVSGGINQINALSLPKYHTPGTQLKEVFIPAPMASFSLGLTDTLNLEGYYQFKWNGYDIDPVGTYFSSADIAGEGRRAIYYPTGFVEGLQPGTCAGTPTGRCGDPLTSGLSHEQLVASGLAVPYGGERKPGNGGQYGLALRWTAESINTEFGLFYQRYHDKLPFIGYTARSNPDALVVDDYFINYGEDKDLFGVSMSTLVGPVAVAGELSFRPHDSVAIDPTVAFGQGLTGSHNRYSVFDTGVSKGFVEERKWQADVNATYTFSGNDTLGFIPNALGASDGFLLAEVAVTRYPGLDTSGRVPYVLPDYSLPDRTSWGYVTEFGLNYPNLFDSGVTVTPQLDFSHDVKGTTPNAMPFVEGRKSLTTSLLFNYRDRWKGGLQWVRYWGGGDNNLMADRDFVSGNISYSF, encoded by the coding sequence ATGAACAAATTCCCTTCGCGGGCATGGGCGAAGGCCGCCCCGTGCCCGGCGCTGGCCCTGGCCGCCTTCGGCCTGCTCGGCGCGCAGCCTTGCCAGGCCTTCACCTTCGGTAGCGAGGACGGGGTGTCGGGCAGCTTCGACTCGACCCTGTCCTACGGTTTCGCCAGCCGCCTGCAATCGCCCGACTGCCATGTGCTGGGCAATGACAATGGTGGCTGCAACACCGGCACAAACAACGAATTGGGCCGCTATTACAACCTGGAGCGCGGCAACGGCTACGCCAACGCCGACATCAACTACAGCAACGCCGACGACGGCAACCTCAATTACCACAAGCACGACGTGTTCTCCCAGGTGCTCAAGGGTACCCACGAACTGAGCCTGCGCTTCGGCGAGGGTTGGAGCGCCCTGGGCCGGGTGGCCTGGGTGCGGGACTTCAAGATGGACGACACCCGTCGCACCGACCTGGAAGGCCCGGCCAGGCGCGACGCCACCAAGCGCTTCGACCTGCTGGACCTGTGGGTGGCGAAGAGCTTCGACCTCGGCGAGATGCCAGCCAAGGTCAAGGTCGGCAACCAGGTGATCAGCTGGGGCGCGGAGCTGTTCGTCAGCGGCGGCATCAACCAGATCAACGCCCTGAGCCTGCCCAAGTACCACACCCCGGGCACGCAACTGAAGGAAGTGTTCATCCCCGCGCCGATGGCCTCGTTCAGCCTGGGGCTGACCGACACCCTGAACCTGGAGGGCTACTACCAGTTCAAGTGGAACGGCTACGACATCGACCCGGTGGGCACTTACTTCTCCAGCGCCGACATCGCCGGCGAAGGGCGTCGGGCGATCTACTACCCGACGGGCTTCGTCGAAGGCCTGCAACCCGGCACCTGCGCGGGGACACCGACCGGCCGCTGCGGCGACCCGCTGACCAGCGGCCTGAGCCACGAGCAACTGGTGGCCAGCGGCCTGGCAGTGCCCTATGGCGGCGAACGCAAGCCCGGCAACGGCGGCCAGTACGGCCTGGCCCTGCGCTGGACGGCGGAGTCGATCAACACCGAGTTCGGCCTGTTCTACCAGCGCTACCACGACAAGCTGCCCTTCATCGGCTACACGGCGCGCAGCAACCCGGATGCCCTGGTGGTGGACGACTACTTCATCAACTACGGCGAGGACAAGGACCTGTTCGGCGTGTCGATGAGCACCCTGGTGGGGCCGGTGGCCGTGGCCGGCGAGTTGTCGTTCCGGCCCCACGACAGCGTGGCCATCGACCCGACGGTGGCCTTCGGGCAGGGCCTGACCGGCAGCCACAACCGCTATAGCGTGTTCGACACCGGGGTGAGCAAGGGCTTCGTCGAGGAGCGCAAGTGGCAGGCCGACGTCAATGCCACCTACACCTTCTCGGGCAACGACACGCTGGGCTTCATCCCCAACGCCCTGGGCGCCTCGGACGGCTTCCTGCTGGCGGAGGTGGCGGTCACCCGCTATCCGGGGCTGGACACTTCGGGCCGGGTGCCTTACGTGCTGCCGGACTATTCGCTGCCCGACCGCACCTCGTGGGGCTACGTCACCGAGTTCGGGCTCAACTACCCGAACCTGTTCGACAGCGGCGTCACCGTCACCCCGCAGCTGGACTTCAGCCACGACGTCAAGGGCACCACGCCCAACGCCATGCCCTTCGTCGAGGGGCGCAAGTCGCTGACCACTTCGCTGCTGTTCAACTACCGCGACCGCTGGAAAGGCGGCCTGCAGTGGGTGCGCTACTGGGGCGGCGGCGACAACAACCTGATGGCCGACCGCGACTTTGTCAGCGGCAATATTTCCTACTCCTTCTGA
- the mauD gene encoding methylamine dehydrogenase accessory protein MauD, producing the protein MTYALIISSLLSWAIILMLTLAVWALARQVGLLHERIQPVGALSLGKAIKAGEVAPAFTLPSLTGGSVSLGGANGQGQGTLLFFLSETCPVCKTLLPVLDALRRQERLRVVLASDGEADEHLAFIAAHGLQAFPYLLSREVGLAYQISKLPYGVLIDEHGTVASHGLVNTREHLESLLEARRLGHATVQAYNAAQQGLQP; encoded by the coding sequence ATGACTTACGCACTGATCATTTCCAGCCTGCTGTCCTGGGCGATCATCCTGATGCTGACCCTTGCCGTGTGGGCCCTGGCGCGCCAGGTCGGGCTGCTCCACGAACGCATCCAGCCGGTGGGAGCGTTGTCCCTGGGCAAGGCGATCAAGGCCGGGGAGGTGGCGCCTGCGTTCACGCTGCCCAGCCTGACCGGAGGCTCGGTCAGCCTCGGCGGCGCCAACGGGCAAGGGCAGGGCACCTTGCTGTTCTTCCTCTCCGAGACGTGCCCGGTGTGCAAGACACTGCTGCCGGTGCTCGATGCGCTGCGCCGCCAGGAGCGGCTGAGGGTCGTGCTGGCCAGCGATGGCGAAGCGGATGAGCACCTAGCCTTCATCGCCGCCCACGGCTTGCAGGCGTTCCCCTACCTGCTGTCGCGGGAGGTGGGCCTGGCCTACCAGATCAGCAAGCTGCCCTACGGCGTGCTGATCGACGAGCACGGCACCGTTGCCAGCCACGGCCTGGTCAATACCCGTGAGCACCTCGAAAGCCTGCTGGAAGCACGACGCCTGGGGCATGCCACCGTCCAGGCATACAACGCCGCGCAACAGGGGCTGCAGCCATGA
- a CDS encoding c-type cytochrome, whose translation MRALQPMTPRLCAGLLALASTFMAHAETAPAQAAACVACHGAQGQGNPALGAPRLAGQQAEYLLTQLRDFKAGRRGYDPRDSHGVQMRAIAATVQEGDQESLARYFAELEGVAVAPPVPGAPGQALYQGTCAACHGPQGQGFAHLKTPNLRMLDRAYLDRQLLAFSDGTRGSEQHGSELAIWMRGIALQLHDDEQRRVLLDYIANP comes from the coding sequence ATGAGAGCACTTCAACCGATGACGCCACGCCTTTGCGCCGGCCTGCTGGCCCTTGCCAGTACCTTCATGGCCCACGCCGAAACCGCGCCCGCCCAGGCTGCCGCCTGTGTCGCCTGCCATGGTGCCCAAGGCCAGGGCAATCCGGCGCTGGGCGCACCGCGCCTGGCCGGGCAGCAGGCCGAGTACCTGCTCACGCAGCTGCGCGATTTCAAGGCCGGGCGCCGGGGGTATGACCCGAGGGATAGCCATGGCGTGCAAATGCGGGCGATTGCCGCGACGGTGCAAGAGGGGGATCAGGAATCGCTGGCGCGCTATTTCGCCGAACTCGAGGGCGTAGCCGTTGCACCGCCAGTGCCCGGCGCGCCGGGCCAGGCGCTCTACCAGGGCACCTGTGCCGCCTGCCACGGGCCACAGGGGCAGGGATTCGCGCATTTGAAGACACCGAACCTGCGGATGCTCGACCGGGCTTATCTCGACCGCCAGCTGTTGGCCTTCAGCGACGGAACCCGGGGCAGCGAGCAGCACGGTAGCGAGCTGGCGATCTGGATGCGCGGCATTGCCCTGCAGCTGCATGACGATGAACAGCGGCGGGTGTTGCTCGACTACATCGCCAACCCATGA
- a CDS encoding amine dehydrogenase large subunit, whose protein sequence is MFKRSLRHLLYGLSLLAGASPTLAGFVPEQARVEVLGDHRDQHWFWLWGSNAPNMVDGRAYLFDDQGRNLGQLSTGIWSNGLQLARSRDELYATEIYFSRGVRGQRSDVVTVYDARTLSPKREIPIPAKRMTALISTGLSVLSDDERFLLVLNFTPAQSISVVDLEQNRFVTEVPIPGCASIYPAGPRDFYAICGNGGFFHLRLDEQGHVALQARTPPAFDPLQDLLLTTGVRDGDTWYFVSQHNRAYALGMGADGVRPIKQWSLVSDQERADGWGIAGNHGVALHQQSGRLYVLMHKDVPENYQKPGTEVWVYDVATQQRVARLPLEGQSTAIGVSQGDRPRLYSLDWVVPMPSLFTLWVYLTEGEAGLTPLLRQGVNLYDADSGEHLRSVGDIPLGFLNVVMPW, encoded by the coding sequence ATGTTCAAGCGTTCCTTGCGTCATCTGCTGTATGGCCTGTCGTTGCTCGCCGGCGCTTCACCGACGTTGGCCGGCTTCGTGCCGGAGCAGGCCCGTGTCGAAGTGCTCGGCGATCATCGCGACCAGCACTGGTTCTGGCTCTGGGGCAGCAATGCGCCCAACATGGTCGACGGCCGTGCCTACCTGTTCGACGACCAGGGCCGCAACCTCGGCCAGCTGAGCACCGGCATCTGGTCCAATGGCCTGCAACTGGCGCGCAGCCGCGACGAGCTCTACGCCACCGAGATCTACTTCAGCCGGGGCGTGCGTGGCCAGCGCAGCGACGTGGTCACGGTGTACGACGCCAGGACCCTGAGCCCCAAGCGCGAGATCCCGATCCCGGCCAAGCGCATGACCGCGCTGATCTCCACCGGCCTCAGCGTGCTGTCCGACGACGAGCGCTTCCTGCTGGTGCTCAACTTCACCCCGGCGCAGTCGATCTCGGTGGTGGACCTGGAGCAAAACCGCTTCGTCACCGAGGTGCCGATCCCGGGGTGCGCATCGATCTACCCGGCCGGCCCCCGCGACTTCTACGCCATCTGCGGCAATGGCGGGTTCTTCCACCTGCGCCTGGATGAGCAAGGGCACGTGGCGTTGCAGGCACGCACCCCGCCGGCATTCGACCCGTTGCAGGACCTGCTGCTGACCACCGGCGTGCGCGATGGCGACACCTGGTACTTTGTCTCCCAGCACAACCGCGCCTACGCCCTGGGCATGGGCGCCGACGGGGTGCGGCCGATCAAGCAGTGGTCGCTGGTCAGCGACCAGGAGCGCGCCGATGGCTGGGGCATCGCCGGCAACCACGGCGTGGCCCTGCACCAGCAAAGTGGGCGGCTGTACGTGCTGATGCACAAGGATGTGCCGGAGAACTACCAGAAGCCCGGCACCGAGGTGTGGGTGTACGACGTGGCCACGCAACAGCGGGTGGCGCGCCTGCCGCTCGAGGGGCAGAGCACCGCCATCGGCGTCAGCCAGGGCGACCGGCCACGGCTGTACAGCCTGGACTGGGTGGTGCCGATGCCGAGCCTGTTCACCCTGTGGGTCTACCTCACCGAAGGCGAGGCCGGGTTGACGCCGCTGCTGCGCCAGGGCGTGAACCTGTACGACGCCGACAGCGGCGAGCACCTGCGCAGTGTCGGCGATATCCCTTTGGGCTTCCTCAACGTGGTGATGCCATGGTGA
- a CDS encoding MauE/DoxX family redox-associated membrane protein, with translation MVTVELLHDPLVHVASVGGLTLLLGAAALHKLHEPQAFAAVLQRYAQVLGRWCAAPVWPHLLPVLDVLACAGLLLSLWWPLAALPAVALLVLYAGVLAAAAGEGSALEDCGCHFGGRRQPPSRALVWRNLLLALAAGNLLMPMSERPLTWLDGCTLVFAFVSIAALYLLANQLISNRARPRQRP, from the coding sequence ATGGTGACCGTCGAACTGTTGCATGACCCGCTGGTGCATGTCGCCAGTGTCGGTGGGCTGACCCTGCTGCTGGGCGCTGCCGCGCTGCACAAGCTGCACGAGCCCCAGGCGTTCGCCGCTGTGCTGCAACGCTACGCCCAGGTGCTGGGCCGCTGGTGCGCGGCGCCCGTGTGGCCGCACCTGTTGCCGGTGCTGGACGTGCTGGCCTGCGCCGGGTTGCTGCTGAGCCTGTGGTGGCCGTTGGCGGCGCTGCCCGCCGTGGCGTTGCTGGTGCTGTATGCCGGCGTGCTGGCGGCGGCGGCGGGCGAGGGCAGCGCCCTGGAAGACTGCGGCTGCCACTTCGGCGGTCGCCGCCAGCCGCCGTCCCGGGCGCTGGTCTGGCGCAACCTGCTGCTGGCGCTGGCCGCCGGCAACCTGCTTATGCCGATGAGCGAACGCCCGCTGACCTGGCTCGACGGCTGCACCCTGGTGTTCGCCTTCGTCAGCATCGCCGCCCTGTACCTGCTGGCCAACCAGCTGATCTCCAACCGTGCACGCCCGAGGCAACGGCCATGA
- a CDS encoding efflux RND transporter permease subunit: MLAYLVSALERLVFRHRLVTLGLLAVVTLVMGLFAARLEMSAGFDKQLPQQHPYIKTFNQYRDVLFGANRVIVVLRARHGDIWNPAALTRLHDLTQTLFFLPGIDRRSVTSLWTPNTRAVQITEEGMKAEDVVGGDVTVGNLDARAIAGIRERTLAGGFVGSLVANDQRGAMVVAELADPDPATGKRLDYLAFSRQLEEQVRAQYANADFDVQIIGFAKQMGDIGAGARSVVEFFALAFVLTALAVYWYTRSWRLTVLPLVCSLVSVVWQFGTLTLLGFGLDPLAILVPFLVFAIGVSHGVQQVNFIAKEVCGGADGMTAARRSFVGLMIPGTLALITAFVGFATLVLVPIPMIRELAITASVGVAYKIVTNLVMLPVLASYCRFDGRYVARVERLRARREGLMTSLGRIAEPRNAVLMTLLGAVLMVLAVWQSQGRHVGHVLPGAPELHADSRYNQDVEQVVGHFALGLDLFTVAVQTPAGGCYRHDVMAYVDRLTWYLGTLPGVLSAQSLPAMAKLAASGVNEGQPKWAALPVDELSLGEAVRQVPEALRLYDADCTVLPVNLYLADHKASTLKQVTAAIEQYRERHVLPGLNVRLASGNAGVQAATNAVVEGSELPMMLYVYLTIVLLVGLVYRDWRAMLACCLPLTLATFLGYWFMKALDIGLTVATLPVMVLAVGVGVDYAFYIYNRLQLHLAAGRDIVAAFQQALREVGVATVFTALTLSVGVATWSFSALKFQADMGLLLTFMFMANMLMAVTLLPALAVVLEMLVPRRGPVRAPLVAH; encoded by the coding sequence ATGCTGGCTTATCTGGTCTCGGCGCTCGAGCGCCTGGTCTTTCGCCATCGCCTGGTGACCCTCGGCCTGCTGGCCGTGGTCACCCTGGTGATGGGCTTGTTCGCCGCGCGTCTGGAGATGTCGGCGGGCTTCGACAAACAGCTGCCGCAGCAGCACCCCTATATCAAGACCTTCAACCAGTACCGCGACGTGCTGTTCGGCGCCAACCGGGTCATCGTGGTGCTGCGAGCGCGCCACGGCGATATCTGGAACCCGGCGGCGCTGACCCGCCTGCACGACCTGACCCAGACGCTGTTCTTCCTGCCGGGCATCGACCGGCGCAGCGTCACCTCGCTGTGGACGCCGAACACCCGCGCGGTGCAGATCACCGAGGAGGGCATGAAGGCCGAGGACGTGGTCGGCGGCGATGTCACTGTCGGCAACCTCGACGCCCGGGCCATCGCCGGCATTCGCGAGCGCACCCTGGCCGGTGGTTTCGTCGGCAGCCTGGTGGCCAACGACCAGCGTGGTGCGATGGTGGTGGCGGAACTGGCCGACCCGGACCCGGCCACGGGCAAGCGCCTCGATTACCTGGCCTTCAGCCGGCAGCTGGAAGAACAGGTGAGGGCGCAGTACGCCAACGCTGACTTCGACGTGCAGATCATCGGTTTCGCCAAGCAGATGGGCGATATCGGCGCCGGCGCCCGCAGCGTGGTCGAGTTCTTCGCCCTGGCGTTCGTGCTCACGGCGCTGGCGGTCTATTGGTACACCCGCTCCTGGCGCCTGACCGTGCTGCCGCTAGTGTGCTCGCTGGTGTCGGTGGTGTGGCAGTTCGGCACCCTGACGCTGCTGGGCTTCGGCCTCGACCCGCTGGCGATCCTGGTGCCGTTCCTGGTGTTTGCCATCGGCGTGTCCCATGGCGTGCAGCAGGTCAACTTCATCGCCAAGGAAGTCTGTGGCGGCGCCGATGGCATGACCGCCGCCCGGCGCAGCTTTGTCGGTTTGATGATCCCGGGCACCCTGGCCCTGATAACGGCTTTCGTCGGGTTCGCGACGCTGGTGCTGGTGCCGATCCCGATGATCCGCGAGCTGGCCATCACCGCCTCGGTGGGGGTGGCCTACAAGATCGTCACCAACCTGGTGATGCTGCCGGTACTGGCCAGCTACTGCCGATTCGACGGGCGCTACGTGGCGCGGGTCGAGCGCCTGCGGGCGCGCCGCGAGGGGCTGATGACCAGCCTCGGACGCATCGCCGAGCCACGCAACGCGGTGCTGATGACGCTGCTGGGCGCGGTGCTGATGGTTCTGGCGGTATGGCAGAGCCAGGGCCGGCATGTCGGCCATGTGCTGCCGGGCGCGCCCGAGCTGCACGCCGACTCGCGCTACAACCAGGACGTGGAGCAGGTGGTTGGGCACTTCGCCCTGGGCCTGGACCTATTCACCGTGGCCGTGCAGACCCCGGCGGGTGGCTGCTACCGGCATGACGTGATGGCCTATGTCGACCGCCTGACCTGGTACCTGGGCACCTTGCCCGGCGTGCTGTCGGCGCAGTCGCTGCCGGCCATGGCCAAGCTGGCGGCCTCGGGGGTGAACGAAGGGCAACCGAAGTGGGCGGCGCTGCCGGTCGACGAGCTGTCCCTGGGCGAGGCCGTGCGCCAGGTGCCCGAGGCGCTGCGCCTGTACGACGCCGACTGCACCGTGCTGCCGGTCAACCTGTACCTGGCCGACCACAAGGCCAGCACCCTCAAGCAAGTGACCGCGGCCATCGAGCAGTACCGCGAGCGCCATGTGCTGCCTGGGCTCAACGTGCGCCTGGCCAGCGGCAACGCCGGGGTGCAGGCCGCCACCAACGCGGTGGTGGAGGGCTCGGAGCTGCCGATGATGCTCTATGTGTACCTGACCATCGTGCTGCTGGTGGGACTGGTCTACCGCGACTGGCGGGCCATGCTCGCCTGCTGCCTGCCGCTGACCCTGGCGACCTTCCTCGGGTACTGGTTCATGAAGGCCCTCGACATCGGCCTGACCGTGGCCACCTTGCCGGTGATGGTGCTGGCCGTGGGCGTGGGGGTGGATTACGCCTTCTACATCTACAACCGCCTGCAACTGCACCTGGCGGCGGGCCGCGACATCGTTGCCGCCTTCCAGCAGGCCCTGCGCGAGGTGGGCGTGGCCACGGTGTTCACCGCGCTGACGCTGTCGGTGGGGGTGGCCACCTGGTCGTTTTCGGCGCTGAAGTTCCAGGCCGACATGGGCCTGCTGCTGACCTTCATGTTCATGGCCAACATGCTGATGGCGGTGACCCTGCTGCCGGCCCTGGCCGTGGTCCTGGAAATGCTGGTTCCGCGACGGGGGCCGGTACGCGCGCCCCTGGTCGCCCATTGA
- a CDS encoding WD40/YVTN/BNR-like repeat-containing protein codes for MKTVRVLPWVLGLMCAGQAWAAPAIALNEVRQAPLVAVAKAGQGLVAVGDHGVVALSADGQQWRQARSVPVDGLLTAVSFIDSQQGWAVGHGGVLLHSVDGGQDWTLQQHLEGRPVLLSMLFTDAHHGVVVGAYGYAARTADGGVTWQALQVGEEGDDFHFNQVFQAADGSLFIVGEAGHAYRSTDQGGSWQALDTGVSGSLWTGTGLRDGRVLLAGMSGRVLLGDSQGRHWQVLDSGSREAITAVAQLDDGRVALVGNAGLVAVSDALVAHFTSTQREDRQNLAALAAQPGHLLLLGAAGVVDSMAPDAKPTVTARQSTENAPR; via the coding sequence ATGAAGACTGTTCGAGTGTTGCCCTGGGTGCTCGGGTTGATGTGCGCGGGGCAGGCCTGGGCTGCACCGGCCATTGCCCTGAACGAGGTGCGCCAGGCTCCTTTGGTGGCCGTGGCCAAAGCGGGGCAGGGGCTGGTTGCGGTGGGCGACCACGGTGTGGTGGCGTTGTCCGCCGATGGCCAGCAGTGGCGCCAGGCGCGCAGCGTGCCGGTGGATGGGCTGCTGACCGCGGTGAGTTTCATCGACAGCCAGCAAGGTTGGGCCGTGGGCCATGGCGGGGTGCTGCTGCACAGTGTCGATGGCGGCCAGGACTGGACCTTGCAACAGCATCTGGAGGGCAGGCCGGTGTTGCTCTCGATGCTGTTCACCGATGCCCACCATGGCGTGGTGGTCGGCGCCTATGGTTATGCCGCGCGCACGGCCGATGGCGGCGTCACCTGGCAGGCGCTGCAGGTGGGCGAGGAGGGCGACGACTTCCACTTCAACCAGGTGTTCCAGGCCGCCGACGGCAGCCTGTTCATCGTTGGTGAAGCTGGCCACGCCTACCGCTCCACCGACCAGGGCGGGTCCTGGCAAGCCCTGGACACGGGCGTCAGTGGCTCGCTGTGGACTGGCACCGGCCTGCGCGACGGTCGGGTGCTGCTGGCGGGCATGAGCGGGCGGGTATTGCTGGGCGACAGCCAGGGCCGGCACTGGCAGGTGCTCGACAGCGGCAGCCGCGAGGCGATCACCGCCGTGGCGCAACTGGACGACGGCCGCGTGGCCCTGGTGGGCAACGCCGGCCTGGTGGCGGTCTCCGATGCATTGGTGGCGCACTTCACCTCCACCCAGCGCGAGGACCGCCAGAACCTCGCGGCCCTGGCGGCGCAGCCGGGCCATCTGTTGCTGCTCGGCGCCGCAGGCGTGGTTGACAGCATGGCACCGGATGCCAAACCGACTGTCACCGCGCGCCAATCCACCGAAAATGCCCCTCGATAG